In Pelodiscus sinensis isolate JC-2024 chromosome 2, ASM4963464v1, whole genome shotgun sequence, the following proteins share a genomic window:
- the GFUS gene encoding GDP-L-fucose synthase — protein MTEPAESKPKRILVTGGTGLVGRAIEKVVADGEGRPDEEWIFVCSKDADLTNAAETRALYEKHRPTHVIHLAALVGGLFKNIKYNLDFWRRNVHINDNVLHSAYEFGVQKVVSCLSTCIFPDKTTYPIDETMIHNGPPHDSNFGYSYAKRMIDIQNRGYFQQHGCRFTAVIPTNVFGPHDNFNIEDGHVLPGLIHKVYLAKKNGTALTVWGTGKPRRQFIYSLDLARLFVWVLREYDEVEPIILSVGEEDEVSIREAAESVVEAMDFRGELIFDTTKSDGQFKKTASNGKLRRHLPDFQFTPFKRAVKETCDWFNTHYATARK, from the exons ATGACGGAGCCGGCTGAATCGAAGCCAAAGCGCATCCTGGTGACCGGTGGCACGGGCCTGGTGGGAAGAGCCATCGAAAAGGTGGTGGCTGATGGCGAGGGCAGGCCAGATGAAGAGTGGATCTTCGTGTGCTCCAAGGATGCTGACTTAAC GAACGCTGCGGAGACCAGAGCCCTGTATGAGAAACACAGGCCCACCCATGTGATCCACTTGGCCGCCTTGGTGGGAGGCCTCTTCAAAAACATCAAGTACAACCTGGATTTCTGG CGGAGAAACGTGCACATCAACGACAACGTGCTTCACTCGGCGTACGAGTTCGGCGTGCAGAAAGTCGTCTCCTGCCTTTCCACCTGCATCTTCCCGGACAAGACCACCTACCCTATCGACGAGACCATG ATTCACAACGGGCCCCCGCACGACTCCAACTTCGGGTACTCGTACGCCAAGAGAATGATCGACATTCAGAACAG GGGGTATTTCCAACAGCACGGCTGCCGATTCACCGCCGTGATCCCCACCAATGTCTTCGGGCCTCACGATAACTTCAACATCGAGGACGGGCACGTCCTGCCGGGACTGATCCACAAGGTGTACCTGGCAAAGA AAAACGGCACGGCTCTCACGGTCTGGGGGACGGGAAAGCCCAGGAGACAGTTCATCTACTCTCTG GACCTGGCGCGGCTCTTTGTCTGGGTCCTACGGGAGTACGACGAGGTGGAGCCCATCATCCTCTCAG TTGGAGAAGAGGACGAGGTCTCTATAAGGGAAGCTGCGGAGAGCGTGGTGGAAGCCATGGACTTCCGGGGAGAGCTGATT TTCGACACCACGAAATCCGACGGGCAGTTCAAGAAAACAGCCAGCAACGGCAAGCTGAGGCGGCACCTGCCCGATTTCCAGTTCACGCCATTCAAACGAG ctgtGAAGGAAACGTGCGACTGGTTCAACACGCACTACGCCACTGCCCGCAAGTGA